In Phaseolus vulgaris cultivar G19833 chromosome 10, P. vulgaris v2.0, whole genome shotgun sequence, a single genomic region encodes these proteins:
- the LOC137819578 gene encoding exocyst complex component EXO70A1-like, giving the protein MESLPLDTAEKIILRWDSTASEDARDKMIFSGDRDEADLYLQAVDEIQRSLSSVSVSEKVNSAIQIAMARLEDEFRNILISHTNPFDPTTEDEASQTLDPPSSSSSPKHPDNDENDEVSQTSLLRFNSDGAASSVTGSYRSTSSIREIDLIPCDAVYDLRCIAERMVSSGYLRECIQVYGSVRKSSVDASFRKLGIEKLSIGDVQRLQWEQLENKIRRWIRAAKVCVRTLFASEKKLCEQIFDGVGTSIDDACFMETVKGPAIQLFNFAEAISISRRSPEKLFKILDLHDALTELMPDIDVVFDSKSSESIRVQAAEILSRLGEAARGILSEFENAVLKEPSRVPVPGGTIHPLTRYVMNYISLISDYKVTLNELIVSKPSTGSRYSGDPGIPDLDLTEFEEKTPLDVHLIWIIVILQFNLDGKSKHYKDASLAHLFVMNNVHYIVQKVRGSPELREMIGDDYLKKLTGKFRQAATSYQRATWVRVLYCLRDEGLHVSGGFSSGVSRNALRERFKAFNAMFEEVHRTQAVWLIPDSQLREELRISISEKLIPAYRSFLGRFRGHIESGRHPENYIKYTVEDLEDAVLDFFEGIAVSQHLRRRSE; this is encoded by the coding sequence ATGGAGAGCCTCCCGCTTGACACGGCGGAGAAGATTATTCTGCGGTGGGACTCGACGGCGTCGGAGGACGCCCGCGACAAGATGATATTCTCCGGCGACCGCGACGAGGCGGATCTCTACCTGCAGGCGGTGGACGAAATCCAGAGGTCCCTCTCCTCCGTTTCCGTGTCGGAGAAAGTCAACTCGGCCATCCAGATCGCCATGGCCCGCTTAGAAGACGAGTTCCGCAACATCCTCATCTCCCACACCAACCCCTTCGACCCCACCACCGAAGACGAGGCCTCCCAAACCCTTGACCCtccttcttcctcctcttctccCAAACACCCTGACAACGACGAAAACGACGAAGTCAGCCAAACCTCTCTCCTCCGTTTCAACAGCGACGGCGCTGCTTCCTCCGTCACGGGGAGCTACCGCTCCACCAGCAGCATCCGCGAGATCGATCTCATCCCCTGCGACGCCGTCTACGACCTCCGTTGCATCGCCGAACGCATGGTCTCCTCCGGCTACTTGCGCGAGTGCATCCAGGTGTACGGCAGCGTCAGAAAATCCTCCGTCGACGCCAGCTTCCGCAAGCTCGGAATCGAGAAGCTCAGCATCGGCGACGTGCAGCGCCTCCAGTGGGAGCAGCTCGAGAACAAAATCAGACGCTGGATAAGAGCCGCGAAAGTCTGCGTCAGAACGCTCTTTGCCAGTGAGAAGAAGCTCTGCGAGCAAATCTTCGATGGAGTCGGAACCTCCATCGATGACGCTTGCTTCATGGAGACTGTGAAGGGCCCTGCGATTCAGCTCTTCAACTTCGCCGAGGCGATTAGTATTAGCCGGAGGTCGCCGGAGAAGTTGTTCAAGATTCTGGATTTGCACGATGCGTTGACGGAGTTGATGCCGGATATTGATGTCGTGTTTGATTCCAAGTCCTCGGAGTCGATTAGGGTTCAGGCAGCGGAGATTCTGTCGAGGTTGGGGGAGGCTGCGAGGGGGATTCTGTCGGAGTTTGAGAACGCCGTGCTTAAGGAACCCTCTAGGGTTCCTGTTCCTGGTGGAACGATTCACCCTCTGACTCGGTATGTGATGAACTACATAAGTTTGATCTCTGATTACAAGGTTACTTTGAATGAGCTTATAGTGTCTAAGCCATCCACGGGGTCTAGGTATTCGGGTGATCCTGGGATACCCGATTTGGATTTGACTGAGTTTGAGGAGAAGACCCCTTTGGATGTGCACTTGATTTGGATTATTGTGATATTACAATTCAACTTGGATGGGAAGAGTAAGCATTACAAGGATGCGTCTCTGGCTCACTTGTTTGTGATGAACAATGTGCACTACATTGTGCAGAAGGTGAGGGGGAGTCCGGAGTTGAGGGAGATGATTGGGGATGATTATTTGAAGAAGCTCACCGGAAAGTTCCGGCAGGCAGCCACGAGCTACCAGAGGGCAACGTGGGTGAGGGTGTTGTATTGTTTGAGGGATGAGGGGTTGCATGTGAGTGGGGGGTTTTCTTCTGGGGTGTCCAGGAATGCTCTGAGGGAGAGGTTTAAGGCTTTTAATGCCATGTTTGAGGAGGTTCACAGGACTCAGGCGGTTTGGTTGATACCGGATTCGCAGCTCAGGGAGGAGCTGAGGATATCGATATCGGAGAAGCTGATTCCGGCGTATAGGTCGTTTCTTGGGAGGTTCAGGGGCCACATAGAGAGTGGGAGGCATCCGGAGAATTACATCAAGTACACTGTTGAGGACCTGGAGGATGCTGTTTTGGACTTTTTTGAAGGGATTGCTGTTTCCCAGCACTTGAGGAGGAGATCTGAATGA
- the LOC137819579 gene encoding uncharacterized protein, with translation MCGVSVLAFLLLLSLCAEASVHDYRGEKFAAKGNAFVVHGGSEGIYASVPNLTDAYPPPNPESFIRLDRITFRRNKEFSNFSSWPIQAVLFEVEDRETIGGSAYGGQRAVCCTGDLAKLGVCAEGQVIYRPSVENPDWPQVFGVSFKIDDEVAVLPMKAIQITKTGMYNLYFIHCDTRLKELVVEGKTVWKNPSGYLPGRMAPMKIFYQFMSFAYVLLGIFWFSQYARFWREVFPLQNCITLVITLGMFEMALWYFDYAEFSETGIRPTGTTIWAVTFGTVKRTVARLVILMVSMGYGVVRPSLGGLTSKVVLLGGTFFVASEVLELVENVGAVSDLSGKAKLFLVLPAAVLDVFFILWIFTSLSATLNKLQARRMMIKLDIYRKFTNALAAAVIVSVGWICYELYFKSNDVYNEQWRNAWIIPAFWQVLSYSLLCIICILWAPSQSATRYAYRDDGSDEFDRDETTLTLIKPSPISSKDVRSVPDARPVQSSNGNSNDDLEEDKRE, from the exons ATGTGTGGGGTCTCGGTTCTGGCGTTTCTGCTTCTGCTGTCCCTCTGTGCCGAAGCTTCTGTTCACGACTACAGAGGGGAGAAATTCGCCGCCAAAGGCAACGCCTTTGTAGTCCATGGAGGTAGCGAAGGAATTTACGCTTCCGTCCCCAATCTCACCGACGCTTACCCTCCGCCGAATCCTGAATCCTTCATACG ATTGGATAGGATTACATTTCGGAGAAACAAGGAGTTTTCCAACTTCAGCTCATGGCCGATTCAAGCTGTTCTTTTTGAAGTTGAAGATAGAGAGACAATTGGTGGTTCAGCTTATGGGGGTCAAAGGGCTGTCTGCTGCACCGGTGATCTAGCAAAACTCGGTGTGTGTGCTGAAGGGCAGGTGATTTACCGCCCTTCTGTAGAGAATCCTGATTGGCCTCAAGTTTTTGGTGTCTcttttaaaattgatgatgaagTGGCAGTGCTGCCCATGAAAGCTATACAAATCACAAAAACTGGGATGTATAACTTGTATTTCATTCATTGTGATACTAGGCTTAAAGAATTGGTTGTGGAAGGGAAAACTGTATGGAAAAACCCCTCTGGTTATCTGCCTGGTAGAATGGCACCTATGAAAATTTTCTACCAATTTATGTCTTTTGCATATGTATTGCTTGGGATATTTTGGTTTTCTCAATATGCTAGATTTTGGAGGGAAGTTTTTCCCCTGCAGAACTGCATTACCCTGGTGATAACCCTAGGCATGTTTGAGATGGCTCTGTGGTACTTTGACTATGCTGAATTCAGTGAGACTGGAATCAGGCCAACTGGGACAACCATATGGGCAGTCACCTTTGGGACTGTTAAGCGGACAGTGGCACGTTTGGTCATTTTAATGGTTTCAATGGGCTATGGTGTTGTGAGACCTTCCCTTGGAGGGCTTACATCAAAGGTGGTTTTGCTTGGAGGAACCTTCTTTGTTGCATCTGAAGTTCTTGAGTTGGTAGAAAATGTTGGTGCAGTAAGTGATCTTTCTGGAAAGGCAAAACTGTTCTTAGTTCTTCCGGCTGCAGTGTTGGATGTGTTCTTCATTCTTTGGATTTTCACTTCACTCTCTGCAACTTTAAATAAGCTTCAG GCCAGAAGGATGATGATAAAATTAGATATTTACAGGAAGTTCACTAATGCTTTGGCAGCAGCTGTGATTGTATCTGTGGGCTGGATTTGTTATGAG CTTTATTTCAAATCAAATGATGTATACAATGAGCAATGGCGGAATGCATGGATCATCCCAGCATTCTGGCAAGTTCTGTCTTACTCTCTCTTGTGTATTATCTGCATTCTTTGGGCACCATCTCAAAGTGCAACACG ATACGCTTACCGTGATGATGGGAGCGATGAGTTTGATAGGGATGAGACTACTTTAACGCTCATAAAACCATCACCTATTTCTTCAAAAGATGTTCGAAGTGTGCCAGATGCTAGACCAGTGCAGAGCAGTAACGGGAATTCAAATGATGATTTAGAAGAAGACAAGAGAGAATGA
- the LOC137818448 gene encoding sm-like protein LSM1B — MSWAGPEDIYLSTSLASYLDKKLLVLLRDGRKLMGTLRSFDQFANAVLEGACERVIVGDLYCDIPLGLYVIRGENVVLIGELDLEREELPEHMTRVSTAEIKRAQKAEREASDLKGTMRKRMEFLDFD, encoded by the exons ATGTCTTGGGCAGGCCCTGAGGATATTTACCTTTCTACTTCACTTGCTAGCTATCTTGACA AGAAACTTCTTGTATTACTGAGAGATGGTAGAAAGCTCATGGGGACGCTGCGCTCCTTTGATCAATTTG CTAATGCTGTTCTTGAGGGTGCCTGTGAGAGGGTTATTGTTGGTGATCTGTATTGTGACATCCCTTTGGGTCTCTATGTGATCCGTGGAGAAAATGTTGTTCTAATTGGTGAGCTG GATTTGGAGAGGGAGGAACTTCCCGAACACATGACTCGTGTTTCTACAGCAGAAATCAAGAGG GCACAGAAAGCAGAAAGGGAGGCCTCAGATCTGAAAGGGACTATGAGGAAAAGGATGGAATTCCTTGACTTTGACTAG